A stretch of DNA from Natrinema halophilum:
CGACGTGGCGGCGAACGAGGGGCTCGAGGTCAGATTCACGGGGCCCTGGCCACCGTACACGTTCGCGCCCGAACTGGGAGGGGAGAGTAACGGAGACGCGACTGCCGACGATCGCGCGAACCCACAACCATGAGGCCGCGAAAGGACGAGGAGACGTTCGTCGACGTGATCGACGTCTTGCTCAGGGACGGCGCGATCCTCCGTGCGGACGTGATCGTTTCGGTCGCGGAAGTCCCTCTGGTGGGCATCAAGCTCACGGCGGCGATCGCCGGCATGGAGACAATGAACGAGTACGGACTCTTCGAAGAGTGGGATGCCAGCCGCCGGAAAGCAGCCCTCGATCGTCGTCAATACCACGACACTGAGGCTGACAGCGATCTGGAGAAGTTACCCGATTTCGGCGTTGGGAGTTCCAGGGAAGAGATGCAGGATCGAGACGAACGCGGTGAACGTGACGAACGGGACGAACGGGATGAACGGGACGAATAGCGGCACATCGAGACGGCGAGACTGGGAGACGGAAC
This window harbors:
- the gvpM gene encoding gas vesicle protein GvpM — its product is MRPRKDEETFVDVIDVLLRDGAILRADVIVSVAEVPLVGIKLTAAIAGMETMNEYGLFEEWDASRRKAALDRRQYHDTEADSDLEKLPDFGVGSSREEMQDRDERGERDERDERDERDE